catccccacggcatgatgctgccaccaccatgcttcaccatagggatggtgtcaggtttcctccaaatgtgacacttggaattcaggccattCAGTCccagagttcaattttggtttcatcagaccagagaatcttgtttctcatcgtctgagagtcctttacgtgccttttggtaaactccaagcgagctgtcatgtgcctttcactgaggagtggcttcagtctggccactctaccataaaggcctgattggtggagtgctgcagagatggttgtctttctggaaggttctcccatctccacagacaaactctagagctctgtcagagtgatcatcgggttcttggtcacctccctgaccaaggcccttctcccccgattgctcagtttagccgggcggccagctctagggagagtcttggtggttccaaacttcttccatttcagaatttTGGAGTCCACTGTAttcatggggaccttcaatgctgcagacatttttggttcccttccccagatctgtgcctcgacacaatcctgtctctgagctctacggacaattccttcaaactcatggcttggttttgctgtgacatgctctgtctactgtgggaccttatatagacaggtgtgtgccgttccaaatcatgtccaatcaatttaatttaccacaggtggactccaatcaagttgttggaaacatctcaaagatgatcaatggaaacaggatgcgcctgagctcaatttcgagtctcatagcaaagggtctgaatacttgtgaaaatgtacaaacatttctaaaaacctgttttcgctttgtcattatggtatattgtgtgtagattgatgaggaaaaaagtaaattttatacattttagaataaggctgtaacgtaacaaatgtggaaaaagggaaggggtctgaatacttcccgaatgcacttgGGAGAGTTGAGGTAGCCATGCTTTACTACTCTCTGAGCATCCCCGTGGAGAGCTGTGGAAATGGCGTTTGTCCATGGTTGTTTAGACTGCGGTCAGGTCAGTGGTTCCTCTATGGTCTTTACTTCCGTGGGATTTAAAGGTCGTCTGTTCAGGACCTTAGACAATATCCTGTTCTACGGTTCTACCGTCTTATATGGGTCTCCGATTTAAGTGGTTTGGGGTCTCTAGGACCATTTTCTGGTTTTCAATTACTAGTCTTTACGATTGTGCCTGGACTTCAGATTGACCTTGTATGGTCCTTACAATTCAGAACTATGGTTCAACCACTGTTGTGGTCAGAACCAGGCCTTGACCACAGAATCATGtaatgacccctgacccctcGCCCTGTTCCTTAGGGCCTGACAGGTTCATTGACAACATTAAGCACATGATTGGCTACAGCCCGCTGCCCTTCTTCAAGCTGTGCTGGCGCTACCTGACGTCAGCCATGTGCACGGTGAGTGACCTTTAACCCTTGacccctgtgtgtgggaagagTCCTGTGAACTTTATATATCCCAATTGTGTCTGTAATTGTATATCTGTGTACACATGTGAGTAATTGTGTGAATTATTTGGTTACCTTTTTTTGCAGAATCTCGTTGTGATTTTTCTCTGTACATTTCTTACCCGACAAATGGATCAAACTGATACACTGGTCCAAGATGAATCCAATGGGTCATATTCAGAAAAGCAATCTGTGTGTgcaactctccttctctctctctccaggcgaCGTTTGTGTTCTCCTTGGTGTGCTGGATCCCTCTGTCCCTGGGGAAGTGCATAGTAGTCCCAGGGTGGGCCACAACTCTGGGCTGGcttctcaccctcccctctgtctcactgCTGCCCCCCTGTGCACTTTACACCCTGGCCACCATCCCCTGCAGCCTAACACAGGTCAGTCACACAGTGACATTTTTACACCAACAACCAACTACTACACTTGGCCCGACCATAACCCTGACTCCCACATTAACTGTTACTCTTGCCCCTAGCGTCCAACACTGCACTATGTGGACTGACTCTACACTTACTTACCTCCATCTCCCCTGTGACTTACCCTATGACTACACAAGACATTAGTTAGTGTGTCTTGAAAATAACTTGTACCTTCCCATCATGCTGTAACTCAGTGCACAAGACTGTACTAAGCATACAGTGCATTAAGGCATATGTTGTAACAACCCGTCCATCTCTCCTGTTGGCCCGTAGCGTTTCCGCCGGCTGTGTCATCCTGCCCTCGACTCCAATTTGGCCATGGACCACTGGACCACCTCTCTCACCTTTGAACCCTGTCTGGCTCTCACCGCCGGAAACCCAAGGGACGACCACCCTTGGTTTAGCGAATGATACCCTTGGTTTAGCCAATGATACGGCCAATGGACAGAACGGAATCGGGGGTCAGGGGATGTTTTTATGGAGATGGGAAGGCCTCTGCCCCTCTGTTGTGTCCTCACTGGTAAATGGAGACAGGATGGTGGTTGAAACTGTGATGGAATCCAGCCTGTATGCTGTTGGGCCTGGGATATGTCTACTGGGCTTAGTGACATGCCCCTGACTGTGTTTATTTTTGTGAAtgaaggagagggggtggggggaaagggagggagagataaaacagatcagacaggatggcattgtctccctcaatccatgcaatggctactgctataggtttcaggctgcttaccactctctcccaaaatacatcatccaggaggatcctcttgatggggcagtccatattggcagactgtgatatggccatttcttggagagactccttcccctccaggagactgtcaaacatgatgacagcaccaccccaatgggtgttgctgggcagcttcaatgtggtgctcttattcttctcactttgcttggtgaggtagattgctgctataacttgatgatccttcacatacctaaccatttccttggctcttttgtagagtgtatccattgttttcagtgcaatggtgtccttgaggagcagattcagtgcatgagcagcacagccaatgggtgtgatgtgagggtaggactcctccactttagaccaagcagccttcatgttcgcagcattgtctgtcaccagtgcaaataccttctgtggtccaaggtcattgatgactgccttaagctcatctgcaatgtaaagaccggtgtgtctgttgtcccttgtgtctgttctcttgtagaatactgtctgaggtagttaattattccttgccgaCAAACATtagaccacccatcagagatgattgcattacagcctgctttctctatgatttgcttgacgtTCACTTGAACTTtgttgaactctgttgaactctgcatccagcaaatgagtaaaGAAAGCATGTCttgttggaggggtgtatgctgggtcaaaaacattcagaaatctcttccaatacacattgcctgggTGCATCAGAGGTGAtgcagttgcatacacagctcaagcaagacattcatcagcatttctttgactacattcctccattgagtcaaaaaaacttctgattccaggaggatcatgagctgttgctatcaataaggtctctgattcatcattttcacctcgaatagaagtagaaagacttttgtcagaggttgcttgttgtaagcgctgagggaactttacgCACTTGCCCAGATGATTCTGCAGCtgtgttgcattcttcacatatgatttggcacagtatttgcaaatgtacacagctgttcCTTCTACAtcagctgcagtgaaatgtctccacacatcagatagtgcacATGGCATTATCCTGTAAAGATTtgaaaaaatgagtaaaaaaaactaatacaattccatgtacagttaATTAAGccgttagattaaacaactcctttgtaagataaatgttttaaaatgaaacatgtatggaaataggtgaattaacacttctcagttagcaggctcaagcaagctaaacccCACATGGtaacaaaaactaactagcagaaatttttaacaagttagaaatgatttaaacacactttgctgtaggctactatttactagttaacttCTTTcggatcattgggacgctagcgtcccacctcgacaacatccggtgaaattgcagaacgCAAAATTCATAATACAGAAgtagtaatattaaacattcataaaaatacaagtgttatacaccattctttagcttagaatcttggtaatcgaaCCGCTTTGTCTGATTTACgataggctttacggtgaaagcatagcatttgatcatctgaggacagcgccacaCCCACTTCCTGCATTAACATGAATTCATAACCTGCACAGGTGTCACGAAACTAAAAAATAATGATAAAATAAATCCCTTACCTTGgaagatcttcatctttttgcaatcgaaagggtcccagttacacaatgaatggtcgttttgttcgataaagtccttctttatgtcccaaaaatgtctgtttatttggcgcatttgattcAGAAATCCACCTGTTCCAACttgcccaacatgcctacaaaggaaTCTaaaaagttacctgtaaacttcgtccaaacaattcaaacaacgtttctaatccaacctcaggtaccctaatatgtaaataatcgataaagtcagaaaatattgtgttcaataccggagaaaAAGAACGAGGAGCGTGCACTCATTCACGCGCGCCTAAAGACTAGAGTCCTTCTGAGGGATACTTCGAAAGAATACGAATACTTCttaatttttcaaaaacaagcatGAAACTATTtctgaagactgttgacatctagtggaagccatagcaactgcaatctgggtcctaattaTTAGACTTTCCCATAGAAAAAAATTGAAAAGTCCAGTGACCACAAGAAAAGAAatcctggatggattgtcctcggagtttcgcctgccaaatcagttctgttatactcacagacattattttaacagttttagaaactttagagtgttttctatccaatactactatATGCATAtgatatcctagcttctgggcctgagtaacaggcagtttattttgggcacctcagtcatccaaacttccgaatactgccccctagccttaaaaaGTTaacaaaaatcatgtatgtcatataaaatatattcaccccacccagtattgtaatcaaaacttaccagaaagcatgtagtccttggttcagacagtgtagtagtgtgggctcaatagcatctcattagcgtgcaagatcttgagaatcagctgtgcatgtgatggaagagtgcactgtgcatgcagaaggttgcaattccattgaattggggatagtttaaccaaaatatgccacaagacatagaattgccttatgtgtatcccacaaaaaagtttCACTGTTAAGTTAACCTTTTTGATGAATTTAgtcaaaattccccaaattctagggcttaacttcccatggaaaatttccagAATTATTCcggaaatttaccggaaagtttccgaccctaaGTTTGCAGCCCTATGCATAcgtatgtctttgtgtgtgttcctgtctgcgtgtgtgcctgtctatgtgtgtgtacagAAGACTGTTCATCCAcagagtttcaagttttaatgtcgcGTGCACAAATACAGTGAAATGCcattcttgcaagctctaaacccaacaatgcagtaatcaaaaacaatgtaatactaaaaataacataaggtagaacaaaaacacacaataaataaaaataaaaataagaaatacatGAGAAAGTAAGTAATCATACTATATAGAGGgtcagtcagttccagtaccatatttatttacaatgtgcagggatactggagtggtaaaTATGTATAGGGctagggaaagggaaaggaaagggggatacctagtcagttgtataactgaatgaattcaactgaaatgtgtcttctgcatttaacccaactgctctgaatcagagaggtgtggggggttGCCATAATCaattgactaggcatcaggatatatgataaacagagtaggagcagagtatatgatgattgtatgtgagtgggtgtgtatgTGAACAAATTATGAAGTGAGTGTtacgtgtgtgttggagtgtcagtgtgcgtgtgtgtagggtCCTTTTGAGTTTGCTTAgaaacagtgcaaaaaagggtcaacTCAGTGTGTGTAatcattttgttagctatttagcagtgttAGGGctaggagatagaagctgttcagaagacttggtgtcagacttgatgcactagTTCCACTTGTTGTGCAGAagcagagagaactgtctatggcttgggtggctggagtttaacgattttccgggcctttcgttcacaccacctgatatagaggttTTGGATGGCAGGGAGCAAGGGCCCCAGTGAGTCCTATTTCGCTGGCGTAGGTACATTACCTCTGTGACCTAGGTCCTAGGGGGACACCCTGTATTTGTCACCTACCCCCCTGGCTGCAACGGCAACGGATGGCAGAAGAGAGAGCGCCTCTGAACAGGCACACCACACTTTAGAGCGATtaagagatggatggaggagagatgaagaaAGGGAGGGGCTCCTTTAGAAAGGATCAAAGCCAACTTGTCATCCATCACTCGGGGAACAAATGTTGTGATCCTCATTATTATGCCAACGTTCTTTATCGGATGTATTTTTATCCCAGCGGACATTAGTAGCCTATtatggatgagagagggagagagcttgTGAGTAAAAgagtgtgtgcatcccaaatggcaccctattccctacatagtgcactaagtagtgcactatatagggaatagggtgccatttgggacatagacagAAAGTCATCGAGATGAAGAGCTGTGCTCTGGGAATTCTGGAACCATCCACCATCACTTAGCCAGTTGGTTATGTAAAAAGGTCCGGTGTCAATTAGCTGTATTGGATTCCCCCACAGCAGGCGACTATAGAACTGGGTTGTCCCTGCTCCACACGTGTCTGTGCACACGTGGTTATGCACATGTTGTTTTGGTGATGAGTATTTTAGATACTATGGGACTCCTGCGCAGAACATGTGATCTAtcattgtagtgtgtgtgtgcggagaTGAGGGGGTGGTTAGTTCAGGCCCATATGCTTCCCAAGCATGCATCCTCTATTTCATCTGATCAGGATTAGAAaggatccagtgtgtgtgtgtgagagatagaggGAATGAAAGACAGAAACATATTGAAGGATGTGTGGCAGATGCAGTTTGTCCATGCCCAAGCGCCATACTGTATGATTGTTTAGGTTGTCTTTGTTACCCACCCACCTCCTTTTCCTCTTTCTATGCCATCTAGGCTACTCTTTCTATCCCTttcctaccctctctccccttccataTAGGTTTTTTGCCATCATCACCAATTGCTTTATAAGTTGTTCTTTGTGTAGCAAATCACATGATTTTGTGTAAGCAAACAAATTACCGGCAGAAGCATTGACTGTCATTGGTTTACATGTAGTTGTAAAATTCACATGTGTTCTGAATTCCCCTCAGTGgtttacaatgttattacaatgtttattttttaattttttgtgaACTGTGTTGCTTGTGAAATCGGAAGAAATATTTTTGTCATTggcagactcttatccagagcgacttaaatgAGCAATTAAGGAAagtgctcaagggcacgtcgacagatttttcacctacttGGCTCTGGGATTCAACCCAACAACCTTTCGGTGTTActtgcccaatgctcttaaccgctagggtaCCTGCCGCCATCCAGAGTTTATACACATCATTGGGTCTGACACAAACCTCAGCTGTCAGTGGGGGAGAAAGTTATGATTAACTCAGGAAATGTATTTTTCATAGAATTCAAATTCATATAAAAAAGTGACCTATTACcatgcatttatttttgtttgtttatcatTGAGAGGGACGTCGCGCAACAATGGACCCTTTCCTTTTCCATGTAATGTGGCAGGTTGATGTTTATTAGTCTTGTccttgaggcagaactgagcgatttccgctagatgggccagctgaaaAGTACAAATTTACTgaattgtaaaaattcatgaaaccaACATTTGCATTtttatttaaggttagggttatgcattagggttagcattgtggttaaggttaggattaggtttaaaATCCTattgtatgactttgtggctgtgccagctagtgaccactctgcagagctgcctccagaacaagattcatgaggAAAAAATGCTAACCTGCTGTAATTTGGGGGGCATTGGTTGTGTGGGTCATGCATGTGGatgtgtgagagggggagagtCTTAGGGTGGCAGTCAGCACATGGTGTTCTGTTTAATGTTTTGGCCATGCTTAAaagtccacccacacacaccttctttctcgctctctctctccctctctcatactAGGCCACAGTATTACTGGATTAGTACAACAAGGGACATCTCAGGATTTTAGAGGGGGAGGATGGGCGCTCAGTAGAGGAGAGAAGGGTTCACCCACACAAAAATACACATTTATTGATAACCTAAAGTTTTTAGCTAGGCCTTTCTCAAGGGGACAAATGGGGACTGGTGGGttggagggagggtgtgtgtgtgtgtgtgtgtgtgtgtgtgtgtgtgtgtgtgtgtgtgtgtgtgtgtgtgtgtgtgtgtgtgtgtgtgtgtgtgtgtgtgtgtgtgtgtgtgtgtgtgtgtgtgtgtgtgtgtgtttgcatgggtGTTTGCAGCTAAACAGAAGAAAGtttccatatctctctccctctctctctctgtgtattttgaTGACTCCTATGGGAAAACACTGTTCTGTGAC
The Salmo salar chromosome ssa16, Ssal_v3.1, whole genome shotgun sequence DNA segment above includes these coding regions:
- the LOC106574383 gene encoding sodium- and chloride-dependent GABA transporter 2-like, producing the protein MTPDPSPCSLGPDRFIDNIKHMIGYSPLPFFKLCWRYLTSAMCTATFVFSLVCWIPLSLGKCIVVPGWATTLGWLLTLPSVSLLPPCALYTLATIPCSLTQRFRRLCHPALDSNLAMDHWTTSLTFEPCLALTAGNPRDDHPWFSE